GGTCGTACGGTCTCCTACTCTTGCGCAAGCGCATGAAGTCCTTGAAAACGTGTTCCTTGACCCAGTCACCTATGTATATGGACCTCTCCACGAGCACCCCCATCTCTCCGAGACGGCGCTCGACCTCGAAATTGACAAAGGGCTCAAGGACCACGTAAACCTCTCCGACGATGCCTATCCTCGGGGGGCTCTCCGGGTTGCGCCTCGAGGCGCCCGGCGTTGGATCCTGCACGCTACGAAGCATCTCCTGGCCCTCTTCGAGCGCCCGTCTCACCTGCGAGATGCCGGATGCCTCATCGACCAGCTTCAGGGCAGACCCGAGCGCGGACGTCGCTGCTCCGCGCCGTCTCTCGAACGGCCGCGCTCGCTGCGCCGCCTTCTCTAGCTCGTCCACGGCCGTCATCTTGGCCCAGGCGAGTCTCACGGCGCCAACGTACTTTCGCATGGGGTTCCGCCCCACAAGTCGCCCTACCTGTTCCAACACGTGCCGGATCCTTCCCTGAGGAGGCTCGATGATGACCATGTCGAACTCATACCCGAGGGCTTTCAGGATCTCGCGCTGTACCTCGCCATACATGCCGAACCGGCACGGTCCCACGCCCCCGGCCATGGCGATCGTGTCGGCCCCGAGCTCTAAGGCCTCCACGTAATTGCCGATGTTTACTTTGAGCGGCAGGCACGCGAACTCGGGCGAGTAGCGCGAGCCGATGGAGAGCGTGCGCTTGCTTGGCATGGGAGGCACGACCACCTCCGCCCCGAGGTCCTCGAGAAGCGCCTTAACGGTTATATAGAGATTGCCCATGTGAGCAAAGGTGATCTTCATGGTATCACTGCTTTCTCCTTCGCGTCACGACGTCTACGAACGCCTCGAGCCTCGTGAGGACGCCTGCCTCGCCCGTATGCTCGTCCACCGTTATGGTGGCGAACGGCACATCTCTGTGACGCACTGCTTCGCGCTCGAGGATGTCGCCAATGAGCGACTCTGGCCCGCACGCGAAGGCGCTCATGTGCAGGCAACCATGGACCGTGCCCGACCTCAGGAAATGGAACCCCGCCCCGAGGAGCCTCCTCCCGATGGTCCAGAAGACCCTCTTCGGGAATCGCGCAGCTTCGCGCTCGGTCACAGCCCAGGGGAGCATGTCCGCCGTTATGACGGTCGCCCCCATCTCTCGTAGCCGGCGTATGACGTTCATGCTCACGAACGAGTCGTAGATGATGTACGGATGTCCCACGAGCCCGATGACGACGTTCGCGGCCCCGCCACCGCCGCGTGCGACGCCGGACGTCGACGACGCAGCGGCCACGGCCCTCTGGGCGAGTTCATCAGAAAGAGGCGCAACGCCCATGAAGGCCATAGCCTCGTCGGGAGTCATCCCGCTCTCCAGGCACCGTCCGTACCGCGTGAGGGCAGCCCGCCCTTTCCTGTGCGCGGCGAAGATCCTAAGCGTGCTACGCGTGAACATCCTTCCCGTGGCAAGGACGGCGCGGACATACTCTCTGGTGGTTCTGCTCAGGTTGATGCACGAGTCGATGATCCTCGGTGCGTCGCGGCAGTTGCACCGGATCATGTCAGGTAGGCCCATGAACTTCGGACAGATGAAGGCCCGTCTCTCAACGGACACGAGCCTCGGCACGAACACGTAGTCGCACTTCCCCGCAAGCGCGAGCACGTGTCCGTGGAAGACCTTGACTGGAAGGCACGCCTCGTCCACCGTGACCTTTATGCCGGCGTCCAGAATCGCCCTTGTCGTCTCACCAGAGGTCACGACGGTCCCGCCCAGGGACTCGAAGAACGCCTTCCACATGGGGTAATAGTGGTAGTAAAGAAGGGCACGAGGAATCCCCACGACCTCTCCCACGACGATATGCCACCTCCCTTGCTTGAAACGCTTCGTCGATAGGTTCCCGAGTTCTCCTCCCCGGCCCACGGCGCCTGCCGGGCGCCGCTACATCTGCTGTTCATCGAGGATCTCACGGATCGCCCTCGTCGTGATAAGCGCACCCTTCTCGACGGCATCCTGGCTATCCATCTTGCCGAGATCCCCCACCCCCACGATCTTCGGGATCTCGAGGCGAGAGAGGATCCCAACGGTATCGCCCTCAAGCCGCTTGTGCCCGGGCGGCTCGGGAGACCCCGACTTCCCGACGGGCCCGCCCGTTACCTCGCCCTCCTTCGTGACGGACTCGTCCACCGTCACGGGACGATCGCTCTTGGTGTTCGATGCCACCGCGACCGCGCCGACTATCTCGATCTCCGGGTCGGCCGCAAACTCCTCGAGCGCGCGTTCTCCGAGGCCCTTGCCTTTCTTTCCGTGGTCATCAAACATCACTATGACGGGCTCCACGGGCGCCTGTTTCGCCATGGCGGCGAGCGCGGCCCCGCTTGTGAGGGTTGGAGTCCCTGCGGACCTCTCGATATAGTGCAGGCCAAGGTTCCGGGCCGCCTGTCTTGCGGCGGCCTTGGCCCTCCCATCGCCGTCGGTTACCACGATGACCCTCTTTTTCGCCAAGTGGCCCTCACATCCTCACGACTTAGGATTGGCGATGAGCGCGACCAGCGTCCCGAAAAACACGGCGACAGCTATGCCCATCCCTGTGTACTCGAAGACGCCCGTGAAAAGCCCAAGGATCCCCATGCGCTTCGCCTCCGCCAGCGCACCCCGGGCGATCGATGCCCCAAAGCCCGAGACGGGAACCAAGGCCCCGGCACCAGCGAACTTGAGCAGCGGCTCGTACAGGTCGAGGCCGCCCGCGATCGCTCCTGCCACGGTGAGTATGACCAGCATGTGACCAGGAGTGAGGTTCGTAAAGTCCAGGATGAGCTGGCCTATGGCGCATATGGCGCCGCCTACAAGAAACGCGTACAGGTACGTCACAGATTCTCCTCCGTTCTTGAGTCGCACGTCTCATGCCTAATAC
The nucleotide sequence above comes from Bacillota bacterium. Encoded proteins:
- a CDS encoding CoA protein activase; translated protein: MKITFAHMGNLYITVKALLEDLGAEVVVPPMPSKRTLSIGSRYSPEFACLPLKVNIGNYVEALELGADTIAMAGGVGPCRFGMYGEVQREILKALGYEFDMVIIEPPQGRIRHVLEQVGRLVGRNPMRKYVGAVRLAWAKMTAVDELEKAAQRARPFERRRGAATSALGSALKLVDEASGISQVRRALEEGQEMLRSVQDPTPGASRRNPESPPRIGIVGEVYVVLEPFVNFEVERRLGEMGVLVERSIYIGDWVKEHVFKDFMRLRKSRRPYDLAKPYLCHFVGGHGVETVGHTVEYARRGFDGVIQLAPFTCMPEIVAQDVLPAVSRDLGIPVMTLVFDEHSSDTGVLTRLEAFVDLVERSRRRRRARDGTMG
- a CDS encoding stage V sporulation protein AE — protein: MAKKRVIVVTDGDGRAKAAARQAARNLGLHYIERSAGTPTLTSGAALAAMAKQAPVEPVIVMFDDHGKKGKGLGERALEEFAADPEIEIVGAVAVASNTKSDRPVTVDESVTKEGEVTGGPVGKSGSPEPPGHKRLEGDTVGILSRLEIPKIVGVGDLGKMDSQDAVEKGALITTRAIREILDEQQM
- the spoVAE gene encoding stage V sporulation protein AE, coding for MTYLYAFLVGGAICAIGQLILDFTNLTPGHMLVILTVAGAIAGGLDLYEPLLKFAGAGALVPVSGFGASIARGALAEAKRMGILGLFTGVFEYTGMGIAVAVFFGTLVALIANPKS